The Legionella sp. PATHC032 genome has a window encoding:
- a CDS encoding murein transglycosylase A, translating to MKSKLIYLTVALAAIILSAAAWWWLKSPKPTFRQVSFKHLPGWENAQLKKSLETFQTSCRAFLKQNPERVVGTEQIDLQAKDWHPACHAALKINPVDEKSAKLFFEKWFAPVEFYDDKPVKGLFTGYYMPLIKGSYTKSKEFSVPIYELPSNLVTVDLGLFLPNLKNKKIIGRIAGNKVVPFYTREEINKGAIKDTARVLVWIHSPVDRLFLEIQGSGIIELEDGKRIFIGYDGQNGAPYTAIAGVLIKKGIMTKHNASMQRIKKYLEAHPKQMDKIINQNKSFVFFRKLSLEAALGSQGVALTPGYSLAIDKQWIPMGAPLWLNTTRPDIKNPDVNKPMQRLMIAQDTGGAIRGKVRGDVFWGGGDKATLIAGHMKNEGHYWLLLPAHALSRLAQLK from the coding sequence ATGAAATCGAAACTAATTTATCTGACAGTAGCTTTGGCTGCAATTATCTTAAGTGCAGCAGCATGGTGGTGGTTGAAATCTCCCAAGCCAACTTTCAGGCAGGTAAGCTTTAAGCATTTACCTGGATGGGAGAATGCCCAACTTAAAAAATCGTTGGAAACCTTTCAAACATCTTGCCGAGCCTTTCTAAAGCAAAATCCTGAACGTGTTGTTGGTACAGAACAAATTGATTTACAGGCAAAGGATTGGCATCCGGCCTGTCATGCTGCTTTAAAAATAAATCCTGTTGATGAAAAATCGGCAAAATTATTTTTTGAGAAGTGGTTTGCTCCTGTGGAGTTCTATGATGATAAACCAGTGAAAGGTTTATTTACGGGCTATTATATGCCTTTAATCAAAGGCAGTTATACCAAATCAAAGGAATTTAGTGTTCCTATTTATGAATTGCCCAGTAATTTGGTGACTGTTGACTTGGGTTTATTTCTTCCTAATTTAAAAAATAAGAAAATTATTGGACGAATTGCAGGTAATAAAGTTGTACCATTTTATACTCGAGAGGAAATTAACAAAGGAGCAATTAAAGACACAGCACGTGTTTTGGTGTGGATCCATAGCCCTGTAGACAGGTTGTTTTTAGAAATTCAGGGCTCAGGAATCATCGAGCTTGAAGATGGCAAACGAATTTTTATAGGCTATGATGGTCAAAATGGCGCCCCCTATACTGCGATTGCGGGTGTATTAATAAAAAAAGGTATTATGACCAAGCATAATGCCTCCATGCAAAGGATTAAAAAGTATCTGGAAGCGCATCCCAAACAAATGGATAAAATAATCAATCAAAATAAATCATTTGTTTTTTTCCGTAAGTTGTCGTTAGAAGCTGCTTTAGGCTCACAGGGTGTAGCATTAACACCGGGTTATTCTCTTGCTATTGATAAACAATGGATACCAATGGGTGCACCTCTGTGGTTAAACACTACAAGACCAGATATTAAAAATCCTGACGTCAATAAACCTATGCAACGTTTGATGATAGCTCAGGATACTGGTGGAGCTATTCGTGGTAAAGTAAGAGGTGATGTATTTTGGGGAGGTGGTGACAAAGCCACTTTGATTGCCGGCCACATGAAGAACGAGGGTCACTATTGGCTTCTTTTACCGGCCCATGCGTTATCGCGATTGGCGCAGTTGAAGTAG
- a CDS encoding PilW family protein yields MRRQTGFSLSEMLISLFLASIITITLIQFYIRSKPQYLKAQKLLEINFDLLWISDLLSDSIRKAGFTPCLSAEKLKTYDSRHAERKIINFQIENLPQAQLRINRMSDVYTEVLNFMSPTQIVIQEPVISNIKHPLIISDCRHAEVHTVSKIDKLNNGYQITLKKPLKFQYDKIAYLGEWLEEVWFAKQNEKGEKTLHYKLFQTEELSPLIHKFYVARRIVKQRPVLDLTIGSDEEKFRKFSVSVRNL; encoded by the coding sequence ATGAGAAGACAAACAGGATTTAGTTTATCTGAGATGTTAATTAGTCTTTTCCTGGCAAGTATTATAACGATTACTCTTATTCAGTTTTATATAAGAAGCAAACCTCAATATCTAAAGGCACAAAAACTTTTAGAAATTAATTTTGATTTGCTTTGGATCAGCGATCTACTAAGCGACAGTATTAGAAAAGCTGGATTTACTCCGTGCTTAAGTGCCGAGAAATTAAAAACTTATGATTCTCGACATGCAGAGAGAAAAATAATTAATTTTCAAATCGAAAATTTGCCACAAGCTCAGCTTCGTATTAATAGAATGAGTGATGTTTATACGGAAGTGTTGAATTTTATGAGCCCAACACAAATAGTGATTCAAGAACCAGTAATCTCAAACATAAAACATCCATTAATTATTTCTGATTGCAGGCATGCCGAGGTACATACAGTTTCAAAAATAGATAAACTCAACAATGGATACCAGATTACTTTAAAAAAACCATTGAAGTTCCAGTACGATAAAATTGCTTACCTGGGAGAGTGGCTGGAAGAAGTATGGTTTGCTAAACAAAATGAAAAGGGTGAAAAGACATTACATTACAAATTGTTTCAAACAGAAGAATTAAGCCCATTAATTCATAAGTTTTATGTTGCCAGACGTATTGTCAAACAGAGGCCAGTATTGGATTTGACAATTGGTAGCGATGAGGAAAAATTCCGTAAGTTCAGTGTATCGGTACGAAACTTATGA
- a CDS encoding prepilin-type N-terminal cleavage/methylation domain-containing protein — protein sequence MSKQKGFTLMEVLMSLMLMTTVVLMLVGQELKTRDLINHLIWRIQGSQFLDQVDEALYISENRLPLPPSNYHFDIRQSQKKIILNVTWFKKSQSIIRSYDLDAN from the coding sequence ATGAGCAAGCAAAAGGGTTTCACCCTAATGGAAGTACTCATGTCATTAATGCTAATGACGACGGTAGTCCTGATGTTAGTGGGACAAGAGTTGAAAACCAGAGATTTGATCAATCATCTTATCTGGCGAATTCAAGGTTCCCAATTTTTAGATCAAGTAGATGAAGCCTTATATATTAGTGAGAATAGATTACCTCTGCCACCTTCAAATTATCATTTTGACATCAGGCAATCTCAAAAGAAAATCATTTTGAATGTTACGTGGTTTAAAAAAAGCCAGTCAATTATTCGCTCCTATGATCTGGATGCTAATTGA